Proteins from one Malaya genurostris strain Urasoe2022 chromosome 2, Malgen_1.1, whole genome shotgun sequence genomic window:
- the LOC131431251 gene encoding lysosomal alpha-mannosidase-like, producing MMSRCCLVILTLALLAGAVHSRPGRRSGSGSLVERHNYEKIRKDANCGYQSCSGPKRDMLNVHLVPHSHDDVGWLKTVDQYYYGSRTNHQRAGVQYILDSVVEALLHNPERRFIYVESAFFFKWWNEQTTELQDAVRELIEQGRLQFVGGAWSMNDEAASHYQSLIDQFTWGLRLLNDTFGDCGRPRTGWQIDPFGHSKEQASLFAQMGYDATFFARLDWRDKSKRLANQEAEMIWKASQNLDDSELFTSVLYNHYSAPPGFCFDVLCSDDPFVDGPFSAENNVKERVDAFLYFVGNMSTKYRSNNLLVTMGDDFNYMDANMNFKNMDKLIKYTNARQSQESKVNVFYSTPACYLKAVHEAELRWPAKTDDFFPYASDPHAYWTGYFTSRPTSKRYERMGNHFLQVCKQLTALALPSADESYQENLTHLREVIGVMQHHDAITGTEKQHVADDYARMIHTAIDACGKNTDAALTRLTSRTSATELRFESCNQLNVSLCEITETKKTFVVTLYNPLAHATHQYVRLPVNGNSYVVRDATGTQLPTQIVSVAESVTSLDSRTSPAIDELIFFAEEIPPLGFKSFYISEGSGNKKKHTPQPKQQFVSIGNEYLTLYFNGNGFLSTININGQDHRLEQNFLYYEGAYGNNEVFENRSSGAYIFRPNGTESPIANYAQIRVFKGDHVQEVHQIFNEWVSQVIRVYEHDRHVEFEWLVGPIPIEDGTGKEIIIRYYSDIKSDGIFWTDSNGREMIKRIRNHRETWDLELAEPVAGNYYPVTAKIALEDDRLRMAVLNDRAQGGTSMQDGVLELMVHRRLLRDDAFGVGEALNETAYGKGLVARGKHYLLVGPKSIAQQTTTLPAKERFLQNQILTPAWLFVSDATGLSFNAWQSSFNSAFTALTTSLPENVNLLTFEPWKGSNNFLVRFEHLLEKNEDPLYSLPVTIDLQSVFSNSEIVSARETTLAGNQWKEDSSRLKFFFDIEPARQKQKVSKPKRTAGLQFVLQPMEIKTFVVEMRRTR from the exons TCATGCTCGGGTCCGAAGCGCGACATGCTGAACGTCCATCTGGTGCCGCACTCCCACGATGACGTCGGTTGGCTCAAGACGGTAGATCAGTACTACTACGGTAGTAGAACCAATCACCAACGAGCCGGAGTTCAGTACATCCTGGACTCGGTTGTTGAGGCTCTGCTGCACAATCCCGAGCGTAGATTCATCTACGTCGAATCGGCATTCTTCTTCAaatggtggaacgagcaaacaACGGAACTCCAGGACGCGGTCAGAGAGCTGATCGAACAGGGACGGTTGCAGTTTGTAGGAGGTGCATGGAGCATGAATGACGAGGCAGCTTCACACTATCAGAGTTTGATCGATCAGTTCACGTGGGGACTGCGGTTGCTGAATGACACCTTCGGGGATTGCGGTCGACCTCGGACGGGCTGGCAGATTGATCCGTTTGGGCATTCCAAGGAACAGGCTTCGTTGTTTGCCCAGATGGGCTACGATGCGACATTCTTTGCCCGGCTCGACTGGCGGGATAAATCCAAGCGCCTGGCTAATCAAGAAGCGGAAATGATTTGGAAAGCAAGCCAGAATCTGGATGACAGCGAACTGTTCACTTCCGTACTCTACAACCACTACAGTGCTCCGCCCGGTTTTTGCTTCGATGTGCTGTGTTCCGATGATCCCTTCGTTGATGGACCGTTCAGTGCGGAAAACAATGTCAAGGAAAGG GTTGATGCTTTTCTGTACTTTGTTGGAAACATGTCTACGAAGTACCGTTCCAACAATTTACTTGTAACCATGGGCGATGATTTCAACTATATGGACGCTAAcatgaactttaaaaatatggACAAACTGATCAA ATACACCAACGCACGCCAGTCCCAGGAATCCAAGGTCAATGTGTTCTACTCAACGCCAGCCTGCTACCTGAAGGCAGTTCACGAAGCGGAGCTTCGCTGGCCGGCAAAAACCGACGACTTTTTCCCGTACGCGTCCGACCCGCATGCCTATTGGACCGGATATTTCACGTCTCGACCGACTTCGAAACGCTACGAACGAATGGGAAATCATTTCCTGCAGGTATGCAAACAACTGACGGCACTCGCTCTTCCATCCGCGGACGAATCCTATCAGGAGAATTTAACCCATTTGAGAGAAGTTATTGGAGTAATGCAGCACCATGATGCCATCACCGGTACAGAAAAACAGCACGTGGCCGACGATTACGCCAGGATGATCCACACTGCGATCGATGCATGCGGTAAAAACACAGATGCCGCGTTGACACGGTTAACCAGTCGAACCAGTGCAACGGAGTTGAGGTTCGAATCATGCAACCAACTCAATGTTAGCCTGTGTGAAATAACTGAaaccaaaaagacgtttgtagtCACCCTGTACAATCCGCTGGCACATGCCACGCATCAATACGTACGTCTTCCGGTCAATGGGAACAGTTACGTGGTCCGAGATGCCACTGGAACTCAGTTACCTACTCAAATAGTTTCGGTTGCGGAATCGGTTACCTCACTGGACTCTCGAACCAGTCCCGCCATCGATGAGTTAATCTTCTTTGCTGAAGAAATACCCCCGTTGGGATTCAAATCCTTCTACATCTCGGAAGGATCcggaaacaaaaagaaacacaCACCACAACCGAAACAACAATTCGTCAGCATCGGCAATGAATATCTTACCTTGTATTTTAACGGCAATGGTTTTCTGAGTACGATCAACATCAACGGACAGGATCATCGGTTGGAGCAGAACTTCCTGTACTACGAAGGAGCGTACGGTAACAACGAGGTGTTCGAGAATCGATCGTCCGGAGCCTACATTTTCCGTCCGAATGGGACCGAGTCCCCGATCGCCAATTACGCACAGATTCGCGTTTTCAAGGGAGATCACGTTCAGGAAGTGCACCAGATCTTCAACGAGTGGGTCAGTCAGGTCATTCGAGTTTACGAACACGATCGACATGTGGAATTCGAATGGTTGGTGGGACCAATTCCGATCGAGGACGGAACGGGGAAAGAAATCATCATCCGTTACTATTCGGATATCAAATCCGATGGAATCTTCTGGACCGACTCGAACGGTCGTGAAATGATCAAGAGGATCCGCAATCATCGGGAAACTTGGGATCTGGAGTTGGCTGAACCGGTAGCAGGAAATTACTATCCGGTAACGGCCAAAATTGCTTTAGAAGATGATCGTCTGAGGATGGCGGTTTTGAATGATAGAGCACAGGGTGGCACCAGTATGCAGGATGGAGTTTTGGAATTGATGGTTCACCGGAGATTGCTGAGGGATGATGCATTCGGAGTTGGTGAGGCGTTGAATGAAACGGCTTACGGAAAGGGGCTGGTCGCACGTGGAAAGCATTATCTGTTGGTGGGACCGAAATCTATAGCACAGCAGACGACAACTTTGCCAGCCAAGGAACGCTTCCTACAAAATCAAATTCTTACTCCTGCCTGGTTGTTTGTGAGTGATGCCACTGGACTTTCCTTCAATGCATGGCAGAGCTCCTTCAATAGTGCA TTCACCGCACTTACAACGTCACTCCCGGAAAATGTTAATCTACTTACGTTCGAACCATGGAAAGGAAGCAACAACTTCCTGGTGCGCTTCGAGCATTTGCTCGAAAAGAACGAAGATCCGCTTTACTCGCTTCCAGTAACAATCGACCTGCAAAGTGTTTTTTCAAATAGCGAAATTGTGAGCGCTCGCGAAACAACTCTCGCTGGAAATCAATGGAAGGAAGACAGCAGtcgtttgaaatttttcttcgatatAGAACCTGCCCGGCAAAAGCAGAAAGTGTCCAAACCGAAACGGACAGCGGGGCTTCAGTTTGTCCTGCAACCGATGGAGATCAAAACTTTCGTGGTGGAAATGCGCAGAACTCGTTGA